From one Catenuloplanes nepalensis genomic stretch:
- a CDS encoding cytochrome P450, whose translation MIDRAAVHEWRVIGAARPALPLLLTAGRLATPLRKIPKLGWVVADPVTARAILNDPAHFNLLGEGGVGHMWSQLLGDWVNEVFDGPGHHSLRARTRDLFTEESATRLAERVVGPRLAEAGADLEAGRTVDVADLARVLVGRIVADLLHLRTPGTDAAYREIFATGEELATLAMDASTTTHLAPATLARGREIVARLTVNVPEAFRTAPPTTVLGRCRELGVEQLHAEGLSTLLMVAGTETAASAMARIVALLHDSGAQHRVLEDQDLIPDAVREGLRVTTPAAAIGRSVTADVTVAGRRLRAGERVLILTHAANNRAGGFSLDRGYLPDQRQLWFGAGRHLCLGAPLARAEIGGMLRMLTGPGRPWTIRGRRYRRRVLIPSYESLPVTLAPARVPAVAGT comes from the coding sequence ATGATCGATAGGGCGGCTGTGCACGAGTGGCGGGTGATCGGCGCGGCGCGGCCCGCGCTGCCGCTGCTGCTGACGGCGGGCCGGCTGGCCACGCCGCTGCGGAAGATCCCGAAGCTCGGCTGGGTGGTCGCCGATCCGGTCACCGCGCGCGCGATCCTGAACGATCCGGCGCACTTCAACCTGCTCGGCGAGGGCGGCGTCGGCCACATGTGGTCCCAGCTGCTCGGCGACTGGGTCAACGAGGTCTTCGACGGGCCGGGCCACCACAGCCTGCGGGCACGGACGCGCGACCTGTTCACCGAGGAGAGCGCGACCCGGCTCGCGGAGCGCGTGGTCGGGCCGCGGCTGGCCGAGGCGGGCGCGGACCTCGAGGCCGGGCGAACCGTGGACGTGGCCGACCTGGCCCGGGTGCTGGTCGGCCGGATCGTGGCGGACCTGCTGCACCTGCGCACGCCGGGCACGGACGCGGCGTACCGGGAGATCTTCGCGACCGGCGAGGAACTGGCCACGCTCGCGATGGACGCGTCGACGACCACGCACCTGGCGCCCGCGACCCTGGCCCGCGGCCGGGAGATCGTGGCCCGGCTGACCGTGAACGTGCCGGAGGCGTTCCGCACCGCGCCGCCGACGACCGTGCTCGGCCGGTGCCGTGAGCTTGGCGTGGAGCAGCTGCACGCGGAAGGGCTGTCCACGCTGCTGATGGTGGCGGGCACCGAGACGGCCGCGAGCGCGATGGCCCGGATCGTCGCGCTGCTGCACGACTCCGGCGCCCAGCACCGGGTGCTGGAAGATCAAGATCTGATTCCCGACGCGGTACGGGAAGGGCTGCGCGTCACCACGCCCGCTGCCGCGATCGGCCGGTCGGTGACCGCGGACGTGACCGTGGCCGGGCGGCGATTGCGCGCCGGCGAGCGGGTGCTGATCCTCACGCACGCGGCGAACAACCGGGCCGGCGGGTTCTCGCTCGATCGCGGATACCTGCCGGACCAGCGGCAACTCTGGTTCGGCGCGGGACGGCACCTGTGCCTGGGCGCGCCGCTGGCCCGGGCCGAGATCGGCGGCATGCTGCGGATGCTGACCGGGCCGGGGCGGCCGTGGACGATCCGGGGGCGGCGCTACCGGCGGCGGGTGCTGATCCCGTCGTACGAGTCGCTGCCGGTGACGCTCGCACCGGCCCGGGTACCGGCCGTGGCCGGCACATGA
- a CDS encoding SigE family RNA polymerase sigma factor, producing MKVGRGDARDQEFHDFVSARRAGLVRTATLLTGGDAHTAEDLVQTTLTRLYVAWPSFRAARNPDGYLRRALVNCLVDEHRRPWRRVERSTAVTPDVEAPAAGDEPEAAGEVRRALRELPPRMRAAVVFRYFYELDIAETADALGCSTGTVKSQTARGLDRLRAALDRSVTGAVI from the coding sequence ATGAAGGTCGGGAGAGGCGACGCGCGCGACCAGGAGTTTCATGACTTCGTGTCGGCGCGGCGGGCGGGGCTGGTGCGGACCGCCACGCTGCTGACCGGTGGGGACGCGCACACGGCCGAGGATCTGGTGCAGACCACGCTGACCCGGCTGTACGTGGCGTGGCCGTCGTTCCGGGCGGCCCGGAACCCGGACGGCTACCTGCGGCGCGCGCTGGTCAACTGCCTGGTCGACGAGCATCGGCGGCCGTGGCGGCGGGTGGAGCGGAGCACCGCGGTGACGCCGGACGTCGAGGCGCCGGCGGCCGGTGACGAGCCGGAGGCGGCCGGTGAGGTACGCCGGGCGCTGCGGGAGCTGCCGCCGCGGATGCGGGCCGCCGTCGTCTTCCGTTACTTCTACGAGCTGGACATCGCGGAGACCGCGGACGCGCTCGGCTGCAGCACGGGCACGGTGAAGAGCCAGACGGCGCGCGGGCTGGACCGGCTGCGCGCGGCACTCGACCGGTCGGTGACCGGTGCCGTCATCTGA
- a CDS encoding RNA polymerase sigma factor → METVEAVWRLESARIVAALTRVVHDVGLAEELAQDALVTALERWPADGVPDNPGAWLMTVAKRRALDHLRRTHAEDRAYANSTRLTSDTAGAFPTSDTAGTLPTSDTAGTLPTGGSAADERDDVLRLMFVTCHPVLPAAARVALTLKLVGGLGTGEIARGYLVTEQTIARRISSAKRTLAAAGVAFALPDGAELAERLDAVLEVVYLIFNEGYTATAGDDLLRSDLCQQALRLGRLLAVLAPGEAEVHGLVALMEIQASREAARTAPDGTPIPLREQNRGRWDRLLIQRGFAAMLRARDAGGPPGPYLLQGAIAACHAQARTAEETDWARIASLYATLETLRPTPVVRLNRAVAVGAADGPAAGLALADALLDDPRLRDYHLLPAVRGDLLARLGRHAEARTELRRAAALTRNRAEAAYLRGRADGLPADDQDLRGGTVGERAAEFLARHDASTRRSYAQTLGRLRRALGDDTPMAELTTDAIARACATAWGTAAPATWNRHRATIRSFAAWAGAPGLAAGLERRADTRTPAEVLKPDAVAALCADGDHPLRERALWLLLHESGATVAAALGLDVQDLDLDDRRAPGKGVTWRSGTARLLPELIGGRTRGPLFLAGRRPGPARTPADAADLCPETGRRRLSYERAEYLCKRATGATLRRFSPGTAGRRR, encoded by the coding sequence GTGGAGACCGTCGAAGCGGTCTGGCGCCTCGAATCGGCCCGCATCGTCGCCGCGCTCACCCGCGTGGTGCACGATGTGGGCCTGGCCGAGGAGCTTGCCCAGGACGCGCTGGTCACCGCGCTGGAGCGGTGGCCGGCCGACGGCGTGCCGGACAATCCGGGCGCCTGGCTGATGACGGTCGCGAAACGCCGGGCCCTCGACCATCTCCGGCGCACGCACGCGGAGGACCGCGCCTACGCGAACAGCACGCGCCTGACGAGCGACACCGCCGGAGCGTTCCCGACGAGCGACACCGCCGGCACGCTCCCGACGAGCGACACCGCCGGCACGCTCCCGACGGGCGGCTCCGCGGCGGACGAGCGCGATGACGTACTCCGGCTGATGTTCGTGACCTGTCACCCGGTGCTGCCGGCGGCGGCCCGGGTCGCGCTCACGCTCAAGCTGGTCGGCGGGCTCGGCACCGGCGAGATCGCGCGCGGCTACCTGGTCACCGAGCAGACGATCGCGCGGCGCATCTCGTCCGCGAAGCGCACGCTCGCGGCCGCCGGTGTCGCGTTCGCGCTGCCGGACGGTGCGGAGCTGGCCGAACGGCTGGACGCGGTCCTCGAGGTCGTCTACCTGATCTTCAACGAGGGCTACACCGCCACGGCCGGCGACGACCTGCTCCGCTCCGACCTGTGCCAGCAGGCGCTGCGTCTCGGGCGGCTGCTGGCCGTGCTCGCGCCCGGCGAGGCCGAGGTGCACGGCCTGGTCGCGCTGATGGAGATCCAGGCCTCGCGCGAGGCCGCGCGCACCGCGCCGGACGGCACGCCGATCCCGCTGCGCGAGCAGAACCGCGGGCGCTGGGACCGGCTACTCATCCAGCGCGGCTTCGCGGCCATGCTCCGCGCCCGGGACGCGGGCGGGCCACCCGGGCCGTACCTGTTGCAGGGCGCGATCGCGGCCTGTCACGCGCAGGCCCGGACCGCGGAGGAGACGGACTGGGCGCGGATCGCCTCGCTCTACGCGACCCTGGAGACGCTGCGGCCGACGCCGGTGGTGCGGCTCAACCGCGCGGTCGCGGTCGGTGCGGCGGACGGTCCGGCGGCCGGGCTCGCGCTCGCGGACGCGCTGCTCGACGATCCTCGGCTGCGCGACTACCACCTGCTGCCGGCCGTCCGCGGCGACCTGCTGGCCCGGCTCGGCCGGCACGCGGAGGCGCGCACGGAGCTGCGCCGGGCCGCCGCGCTGACCAGGAACCGGGCCGAGGCCGCCTACCTGCGCGGACGAGCCGACGGCCTGCCGGCCGACGATCAAGACCTGCGCGGGGGTACGGTCGGCGAGCGCGCCGCCGAGTTCCTCGCGCGGCACGACGCGAGCACCCGCCGGTCGTACGCGCAGACGCTCGGCCGCCTCCGCCGCGCACTCGGCGACGACACGCCGATGGCCGAGCTCACCACGGACGCGATCGCGCGCGCCTGCGCCACCGCCTGGGGCACGGCCGCGCCGGCCACCTGGAACCGGCACCGGGCCACGATCCGGTCGTTCGCGGCGTGGGCGGGCGCGCCCGGGCTCGCGGCGGGACTGGAACGGCGCGCGGACACCCGTACCCCGGCGGAGGTCCTGAAACCCGACGCGGTGGCGGCGCTGTGTGCGGACGGTGACCACCCACTGCGCGAACGCGCGCTCTGGCTGCTGCTGCACGAGTCCGGCGCGACCGTCGCCGCGGCGCTCGGGCTCGACGTCCAGGATCTCGACCTCGACGACCGCCGCGCACCCGGAAAGGGCGTGACCTGGCGGTCCGGGACCGCGCGGCTGCTGCCGGAGCTGATCGGCGGGCGCACCCGCGGCCCGCTGTTCCTCGCCGGCCGGCGCCCTGGGCCGGCCCGCACGCCGGCCGACGCGGCGGACCTGTGCCCGGAGACCGGCCGGCGGCGACTGTCCTACGAGCGGGCCGAATACCTGTGCAAACGCGCGACCGGGGCCACGCTGCGCCGGTTCAGCCCCGGGACCGCTGGACGTCGTCGGTGA
- a CDS encoding YciI family protein, which produces MRYLMTSVSTETTPAPDEKLYAAMAAFVEELTATGQLLATGGLAPAGITMTSRDGEITTVDGPFAEAKEVAAGFALVEVATEAEAIELTRRFRLLVGDGISVVQQVFG; this is translated from the coding sequence ATGCGCTACCTGATGACGAGCGTCTCGACCGAGACCACGCCCGCGCCGGACGAGAAGCTGTACGCGGCGATGGCCGCGTTCGTGGAGGAGCTCACCGCGACGGGGCAGCTGCTGGCGACCGGTGGGCTCGCGCCGGCCGGGATCACGATGACCTCGCGGGACGGGGAGATCACCACGGTGGACGGGCCGTTCGCCGAGGCGAAGGAGGTCGCGGCCGGGTTCGCGCTGGTCGAGGTGGCGACCGAGGCGGAGGCGATCGAGCTGACCCGGCGGTTCCGGCTGCTGGTCGGTGACGGGATCAGCGTGGTCCAGCAGGTGTTCGGCTGA
- a CDS encoding NmrA family NAD(P)-binding protein, with protein MPILVTGATGTVGGALVRHLVHDGHEVRALTRDPSSPAARALPPSVEVVDGDFDDPPSLVPALRGVTRMHLVAMGGVLGPAGAEVIALAEEAGVRRLVHLGHDDFSRDDDDPLETSHRSLRRVIEGSTLEWTHLFPGEFAANTWEWAASIRSSGVVRAPFPDWNSSLVHEADVAAVAAAALLGDGHAGRVYMPTGPVAIRRTDAVRAIGAAIGREIAFVPLTPDEARAEWAPTLPPIVIDWFLEMGRDPDNNAWVSPDVETVTGHPGRPFPTWAHDHAADFRLR; from the coding sequence ATGCCCATTCTCGTCACCGGCGCGACCGGCACGGTCGGCGGCGCGCTCGTCCGGCACCTCGTCCACGACGGCCACGAGGTGCGCGCGCTGACCCGGGACCCGTCCTCGCCCGCGGCCCGCGCGCTGCCGCCGTCCGTCGAGGTCGTCGACGGCGACTTCGACGACCCGCCGTCCCTGGTCCCCGCGCTGCGGGGCGTGACACGGATGCACCTGGTCGCGATGGGCGGCGTGCTCGGCCCGGCCGGCGCGGAGGTGATCGCGCTGGCCGAGGAGGCCGGTGTGCGCCGCCTGGTCCACCTCGGGCACGACGACTTCAGCCGCGACGACGACGATCCGCTGGAGACGTCGCACCGGTCGCTGCGGCGGGTGATCGAGGGCTCGACGCTTGAATGGACGCACCTGTTCCCCGGCGAGTTCGCGGCCAACACCTGGGAGTGGGCCGCGTCGATCCGCTCGTCCGGCGTGGTCCGGGCGCCGTTCCCGGACTGGAACTCGTCGCTGGTCCACGAGGCCGACGTGGCCGCGGTGGCGGCCGCGGCGCTGCTCGGCGACGGCCACGCCGGCCGCGTCTACATGCCCACCGGGCCGGTGGCGATCCGCCGCACCGACGCGGTGCGCGCGATCGGCGCCGCGATCGGCCGGGAGATCGCGTTCGTGCCGCTCACCCCGGACGAGGCCCGCGCCGAATGGGCCCCCACCCTCCCGCCGATCGTGATCGACTGGTTCCTGGAGATGGGCCGCGACCCGGACAACAACGCCTGGGTCTCCCCCGACGTGGAAACCGTCACCGGCCACCCCGGCCGCCCGTTCCCCACCTGGGCCCACGACCACGCCGCCGACTTCCGCCTCCGGTGA
- a CDS encoding heavy metal translocating P-type ATPase — MAETQRIELAIGGMTCAACANRIERKLNRMDGVTATVNYATEKATATVDGGISADDLIATVEKTGYTATRHAEPGRTETTDPLRTRLIVSAALSVPVILLAMVPVWQFTYWQWASLVLAAPVVVYGGAPFHRAAAINLRHGAATMDTLVSLGTIAAFGWSLWALFLGTAGEPGMTHPFRLDIGPSDGAGNIYLEAAAGVTTFLLAGRYFESRSKKLAGAALRALMDLGAKDVAVLRDGAEVRIPVKDLTINTLFVVRPGEKIATDGIVEEGTSAVDASMLTGESVPVEVRPGDAVTGATVNAGGRLVVRATRVGADTRLAQMARLVEEAQAGKAGVQRLADRISGVFVPVVIALAAGTLGWWVGTGAGWNAAFTAAVAVLIIACPCALGLATPTALLVGTGRGAQLGILIKGAEVLERTRRVDTIVLDKTGTVTEGRMTLAATVPAHGQDVEELRRLAAAVESASEHPIAAAIAAGNADLPPVTNFKNLEGLGVRGEVDGREILIGRPGLLRERGYDVPADVLEACDTEESRGRTAVVAGWDGAARGVFAVADRIRPTSADAIARLKRLGLHPVLLTGDNETVARAVATEAGIDEVVAGVLPAGKVDAVKELQARGRVVAMAGDGVNDAAALAQADLGLAMGTGTDAAIEAADLTLVRGDLTAAADAIRLSRRTLTIIRGNLFWAFAYNLAGLPLAAAGMLNPMIAGGAMAFSSVFVVANSLRLRRFS; from the coding sequence ATGGCTGAGACGCAGCGGATCGAGCTCGCGATCGGTGGCATGACCTGCGCCGCCTGCGCGAACCGGATCGAGAGGAAGCTCAACCGGATGGACGGCGTGACCGCGACCGTCAACTACGCCACCGAGAAGGCGACCGCCACGGTCGACGGAGGCATCAGCGCGGACGACCTGATCGCCACGGTGGAGAAGACCGGCTACACGGCGACCCGGCACGCCGAACCCGGCAGGACCGAGACCACCGACCCCCTGAGGACCCGGCTGATCGTGTCGGCCGCGCTGTCCGTACCCGTGATTCTCCTGGCCATGGTTCCGGTCTGGCAGTTCACCTACTGGCAGTGGGCGTCGCTGGTGCTGGCCGCGCCGGTCGTGGTCTACGGCGGTGCGCCCTTCCACCGGGCCGCCGCGATCAACCTCCGGCACGGCGCCGCCACCATGGACACGCTGGTCTCGCTGGGCACGATCGCGGCGTTCGGCTGGTCGCTGTGGGCGCTGTTCCTCGGCACCGCGGGCGAGCCCGGCATGACGCACCCGTTCCGGCTGGACATCGGCCCGTCCGACGGCGCCGGCAACATCTACCTGGAGGCGGCCGCGGGCGTCACCACGTTCCTGCTGGCAGGGCGGTACTTCGAGTCCCGGTCGAAGAAGCTGGCCGGGGCGGCGCTGCGCGCGCTGATGGACCTGGGCGCGAAGGACGTGGCCGTGCTGCGCGACGGCGCGGAGGTGCGGATCCCCGTCAAGGACCTCACGATCAACACCCTTTTCGTGGTACGACCGGGCGAGAAGATCGCCACGGACGGCATCGTCGAGGAGGGCACGTCCGCGGTGGACGCCAGCATGCTGACCGGTGAGTCCGTGCCGGTCGAGGTGCGGCCCGGCGACGCGGTGACCGGCGCGACCGTCAACGCGGGCGGCCGGCTGGTGGTGCGCGCCACCCGGGTCGGCGCGGACACTCGCCTGGCGCAGATGGCCCGGCTGGTCGAGGAGGCGCAGGCCGGCAAGGCCGGCGTGCAGCGGCTCGCGGACCGGATCTCCGGCGTGTTCGTGCCCGTGGTGATCGCGCTCGCGGCCGGCACGCTCGGCTGGTGGGTGGGGACCGGCGCGGGCTGGAACGCCGCGTTCACCGCCGCGGTCGCCGTGCTGATCATCGCGTGCCCGTGCGCGCTCGGCCTGGCCACGCCGACCGCGCTGCTGGTCGGCACCGGTCGCGGCGCCCAGCTCGGCATCCTGATCAAGGGCGCGGAGGTGCTGGAACGGACGCGCCGGGTGGACACGATCGTGCTGGACAAGACCGGCACGGTCACCGAGGGCCGGATGACGCTGGCCGCGACCGTACCCGCGCATGGTCAGGATGTTGAGGAGCTGCGGCGGCTCGCGGCAGCGGTCGAGTCCGCGTCCGAGCACCCGATCGCGGCCGCCATCGCCGCCGGCAACGCCGATCTGCCACCCGTGACCAACTTCAAGAATCTTGAGGGCCTGGGGGTACGCGGTGAGGTCGACGGCCGGGAGATCCTCATCGGCCGGCCCGGCCTGCTCCGGGAGCGCGGCTACGACGTACCCGCGGACGTGCTCGAAGCCTGTGACACCGAGGAATCGCGGGGCCGCACCGCGGTCGTGGCCGGCTGGGACGGCGCCGCCCGCGGCGTGTTCGCGGTCGCCGACCGGATCAGGCCGACCAGCGCGGACGCGATCGCCCGGCTCAAGCGGCTCGGCCTGCACCCGGTGCTGCTGACCGGCGACAACGAGACGGTCGCGCGCGCGGTCGCGACAGAGGCCGGGATCGACGAGGTCGTCGCGGGCGTGCTGCCGGCCGGCAAGGTCGACGCGGTCAAGGAGCTGCAGGCGCGCGGCCGGGTGGTGGCGATGGCCGGCGACGGCGTCAACGACGCGGCCGCGCTCGCCCAGGCCGACCTCGGGCTGGCCATGGGCACCGGCACCGACGCGGCGATCGAGGCCGCGGACCTGACGCTGGTCCGCGGCGACCTGACCGCGGCCGCGGACGCCATCCGGCTGTCCCGGCGCACCCTCACGATCATCCGCGGCAACCTGTTCTGGGCCTTCGCCTACAACCTGGCCGGCCTGCCACTGGCCGCCGCCGGCATGCTCAACCCGATGATCGCGGGCGGCGCGATGGCGTTCTCGTCCGTCTTCGTGGTCGCGAACAGCCTCCGCCTCCGACGGTTTTCGTAG
- a CDS encoding metal-sensitive transcriptional regulator has product MSKTAPTRGYTASKGDLQARLRRIEGQVRGIERMVDEDRYCIDVLTQISAIQAALDKVALGLLDGHARHCMHEGAAEGRGDEMATEMMAAVGRLMKRG; this is encoded by the coding sequence ATGAGCAAAACCGCGCCGACCAGGGGCTACACGGCTAGCAAGGGCGATCTGCAGGCACGTCTGCGCCGCATCGAGGGGCAGGTGCGCGGCATCGAGCGCATGGTCGACGAGGACCGCTACTGCATCGACGTGCTCACCCAGATATCGGCGATCCAGGCGGCGCTGGACAAGGTGGCGCTGGGCCTGCTGGACGGACACGCCCGTCACTGCATGCACGAGGGCGCGGCCGAGGGCCGCGGTGACGAGATGGCGACCGAGATGATGGCGGCCGTGGGGCGCCTGATGAAGCGCGGCTGA
- a CDS encoding SAM-dependent methyltransferase — protein MGANEDWYEWHRPYDEPGSPLAARLAVVQRHIIDWLDSRPGELLTCVSVCAGQGRDLLGVLERRDDARRVRARLIEFDERNVAVAEAHIARAGLTGVEVLRADAGDLANYAGAIPADLLLFAGVLGNVTDADARACVTAFPSLCAARGTVIWTRTRQPPDLTPAVRGWLAEEGFEELAFEAPPEATFSVGVHRLTVTPRALTAGRYFTFVR, from the coding sequence ATGGGCGCGAATGAGGACTGGTACGAATGGCACCGGCCGTACGACGAGCCCGGCTCGCCGCTCGCGGCCCGGCTCGCCGTGGTGCAGCGGCACATCATCGACTGGCTGGACAGCCGCCCCGGCGAGCTGCTCACCTGCGTGAGCGTCTGCGCCGGCCAGGGCCGCGACCTGCTCGGCGTGCTGGAGCGCCGGGACGACGCCCGGCGGGTCCGCGCCCGGCTGATCGAGTTCGACGAGCGGAACGTGGCCGTGGCCGAGGCGCACATAGCCCGGGCCGGGCTGACCGGCGTCGAGGTGCTCCGCGCCGACGCCGGCGACCTGGCCAACTACGCCGGCGCGATCCCGGCCGACCTGCTGCTCTTCGCCGGCGTCCTCGGCAACGTCACCGACGCCGACGCCCGCGCCTGTGTGACCGCGTTCCCGTCGCTGTGCGCCGCCCGCGGCACCGTGATCTGGACCCGGACCCGCCAGCCCCCGGACCTGACCCCGGCGGTACGCGGATGGCTGGCCGAGGAGGGGTTCGAGGAGCTCGCGTTCGAGGCGCCACCGGAGGCGACCTTCTCCGTCGGTGTGCACCGGCTGACTGTCACGCCGCGCGCGCTCACCGCGGGCCGCTACTTCACGTTCGTGCGCTGA
- a CDS encoding nucleotidyltransferase domain-containing protein produces MATSTPDGARTSRDDVLAVLRLADESGARLWIDGGWGVDALLGTQTREHGDLDVAIESRHLPAFLAALEAAGFHKAGETGATAWNFLVARPGGPVVDLHVVVLDADGNGVLGPPEHGSAYPAGSLTGRGTIGDRPVDCIAPAFVVRFHDAYTGDAVDRADVHAICTRYDLPIPGQYR; encoded by the coding sequence GTGGCCACGAGCACGCCCGACGGGGCCCGGACCAGCCGGGACGACGTGCTGGCCGTGCTCCGGCTCGCCGATGAGTCCGGTGCGCGACTGTGGATCGACGGCGGCTGGGGCGTCGACGCGCTGCTGGGGACGCAGACCCGCGAGCACGGCGATCTGGACGTGGCGATCGAGTCCCGGCACCTTCCCGCGTTCCTTGCGGCGCTGGAGGCGGCCGGGTTCCACAAGGCCGGTGAGACGGGCGCGACGGCCTGGAACTTCCTGGTCGCGCGACCCGGCGGTCCCGTCGTCGACCTGCACGTCGTCGTCCTGGACGCGGACGGCAACGGCGTGCTCGGCCCGCCCGAGCACGGCAGCGCCTATCCGGCCGGTTCGCTGACCGGCCGCGGCACGATCGGCGACCGCCCGGTGGACTGCATCGCACCCGCGTTCGTCGTCCGCTTCCACGACGCCTACACCGGCGACGCCGTCGACCGCGCCGACGTACACGCGATCTGCACGCGCTACGACCTCCCGATCCCCGGCCAGTACCGCTGA
- a CDS encoding HIT family protein encodes MDCYVCERNGRVDELPPRERIAVDRHWRVAHAFNSSLPGWLVLVPRRHVTTVAALTDAEAAALGVWQVRLSRALGEVTGCARTYVAQFAEREGFGHVHFHVVPRMPDLPADHRGPAIFRYLTGPPSQVIDEPERDALAIALQTWLSRPKAACSLS; translated from the coding sequence ATGGACTGCTACGTGTGTGAACGCAACGGCCGCGTCGACGAACTGCCGCCCCGGGAGCGGATCGCGGTGGACCGGCACTGGCGGGTCGCCCACGCCTTCAACTCCTCGCTGCCGGGCTGGCTGGTGCTGGTGCCCCGCCGCCACGTCACCACCGTCGCCGCGCTGACCGACGCCGAGGCCGCGGCGCTGGGTGTCTGGCAGGTGCGCCTGTCCCGGGCGCTGGGGGAGGTGACCGGGTGCGCGAGGACCTACGTGGCGCAGTTCGCCGAGCGGGAGGGGTTCGGGCACGTCCACTTCCACGTCGTGCCCCGCATGCCCGACCTCCCCGCCGACCACCGGGGCCCGGCGATCTTCCGCTACCTGACCGGACCGCCCTCGCAGGTGATCGACGAGCCGGAGCGTGACGCCCTGGCGATCGCGCTGCAGACCTGGCTGAGCCGGCCGAAGGCGGCCTGCTCGCTTTCGTGA